A window of the Henckelia pumila isolate YLH828 chromosome 3, ASM3356847v2, whole genome shotgun sequence genome harbors these coding sequences:
- the LOC140889179 gene encoding uncharacterized protein — MDERPIRNNRNPRYRNRNNDNEGNPPPLPPPPPPQGLGLNHADLAAIAAIVANTLQGLGNPPVNGNPPPQAVPQVHGVKYHYESLRKNRAQTFKGDSDPEVGQYWLKNIETQLHLLEIPDEFKVDIYYPAEVKLQKLSEFENFTQAPDMSVVEYTSKFNSLGTYAPTIMADDILKMHHYKRGLSSRIQTALAVYQATIFADLMGAAIQAETDINRREDENKNKRPLSGQYSQGKQSYKKPNQASGDHKENKPNARVFALTLEEAGKANDVVAGTILINQSPAYVLFDCGATNLFISKRFAKKLGLIPEILVEPFRVATPTSKAIDTHKVHRNFIIGISEHVFQAGLIQLNMLEFDAILGMDWLANNHALVDCRMKNVKLRTSNLDEVIYHGKTKEQKSLLSASQAWKAMKSGEEVYLAIVGEVKEEVTLALEEIPVVQEFPNVFPEELPGVIPDREVEFEINLVPGAAPISKAPYRMDPAELKELKEQLQELLDKNQIRPSASPWGAPEFFLEMERNSAQEYGGVLLEFVCSPFSFSYYL; from the exons ATGGACGAGAGACCGATACGCAACAACCGTAACCCTCGCTACAGGAATCGCAACAATGACAATGAAGGGAACCCTCCGCCACTGCCGCCACCACCACCACCGCAAGGGTTAGGCCTAAATCATGCTGACTTGGCAGCTATAGCAGCCATTGTGGCTAACACCCTTCAAGGGTTGGGGAACCCGCCTGTAAATGGCAATCCACCACCACAGGCAGTACCACAGGTGCATGGGGTGAAGTATCATTACGAGTCACTGAGAAAGAATCGAGCCCAAACCTTTAAAGGAGATTCAGATCCTGAGGTTGGCCAATATTGGCTCAAGAATATCGAGACTCAACTCCACCTACTCGAGATCCCTgatgagtttaaggtggatATA TACTATCCAGCCGAAGTTAAACTGCAGAAATTGAgtgaatttgaaaatttcactCAAGCTCCGGATATGTCAGTGGTTGAATACACATCAAAATTCAACTCACTTGGGACATATGCTCCTACGATTATGGCGGATGATATTCTGAAGATGCACCATTACAAGCGAGGTTTAAGCAGTCGTATTCAAACAGCGTTAGCAGTATACCAAGCCACAATCTTTGCTGATCTAATGGGAGCCGCAATTCAAGCTGAGACCGACATCAATCGAAGGGAAGATGAAAACAAGAATAAGAGGCCTCTCTCTGGCCAATATTCTCAAGGAAAGCAGTCATACAAGAAACCAAATCAGGCTAGTGGA GATCACAAGGAGAATAAGCCTAACGCACGTGTGTTTGCCCTAACTCTAGAGGAGGCAGGAAAAGCTAACGATGTCGTGGCAGGTACCATCTTAATCAACCAATCTCCTGCTTATGTGTTGTTTGATTGTGGTGCTACGAATTTGTTTATATCTAAGAGGTTTGCTAAGAAGTTAGGACTTATTCCTGAAATACTTGTGGAACCTTTTAGGGTAGCAACTCCCACTAGTAAAGCAATTGATACTCATAAGGTACACCGAAATTTCATAATTGGTATTAGTGAACACGTATTTCAAGCTGGACTGATTCAACTAAACATGTTAGAATTTGATGCCATTCTGGGGATGGATTGGCTAgcaaataatcatgcattagTTGATTGTCGCATGAAGAATGTCAAACTGCGAACTTCAAACCTCGACGAAGTCATTTATCATGGTAAAACCAAGGAGCAGAAGTCTCTTTTATCTGCTTCTCAAGCTTGGAAAGCTATGAAAAGTGGAGAAGAAGTATACCTAGCCATAGTAGGTGAGGTAAAGGAAGAAGTTACACTTGCATTAGAAGAGATTCCGGTTGTACAAGAGTTTCCGAATGTGTTCCCTGAAGAACTCCCTGGAGTAATTCCTGACCGCGAggtggaatttgagattaatcTAGTACCCGGTGCTGCACCTATCTCAAAAGCACCATATCGAATGGATCCAGCggaattgaaagaattaaaagagcAACTGCAAGAATTGTTGGATAAAAATCAAATACGACCAAGcgcatctccttggggagccccg GAATTCTTCTTGGAAATGGAAAGAAATTCTGCTCAAGAATATGGAGGTGTGCTGCTCGAGTTTGTGTGCTCTCCCTTCAGCTTTAGCTACTACTTATAG